A region from the Halomonas piscis genome encodes:
- the erpA gene encoding iron-sulfur cluster insertion protein ErpA, which yields MSSAASFVPTPLLLSDSARTQLKALVEEEGNRALKLRVYVTGGGCSGFQYGFDFADNVSDDDTLIEFDDASLVVDPLSYQYLVGSTVDYEEGLAGARFRVENPNASSTCGCGASFMV from the coding sequence ATGAGCAGTGCAGCTTCCTTTGTTCCCACCCCGCTGCTTCTTTCCGACAGCGCCCGTACACAGCTCAAGGCGCTGGTGGAAGAAGAAGGCAACCGCGCGCTCAAGCTGCGCGTTTACGTTACCGGCGGCGGCTGTTCCGGGTTCCAGTACGGCTTCGACTTTGCCGACAACGTATCCGACGACGACACCCTCATCGAGTTTGACGATGCCTCCCTTGTGGTGGATCCGCTGTCCTACCAGTACCTAGTCGGTTCCACCGTGGATTACGAGGAAGGCCTGGCCGGCGCGCGCTTTCGCGTGGAAAACCCCAACGCCAGCTCGACCTGCGGCTGCGGCGCATCCTTTATGGTCTAA